The Streptomyces sp. NBC_00162 sequence GGCCCTGCCGAACATGGTGATGCCCTGGACGGTTCCCCTGGCGATGAGCGGGGCGATCAGGATGTCCGCCAGCCCGCTGGCGAGCAGCAGCCGGGCGCGCTCCTGATGGATGACGGTACGGGTCGCGAACTCCTCGTTGACCGGGACGCACACGGGACGTCCCGTGCTCAGCGTGGCGTGGATGCTGGAGCCCGGCGGGTAGGTGATGTGCTCCAGCCCGCTGACCAGCTCGTCCGCGGGCGGGGGCAGGATGGTCCCGGAGGCGATGCGGCGGGTGACGAGCGGCAGCTCGGGGTCGAACACCTCGGGATCGTCGGGTGCGCGTTCGACGAGTTCCACGACGGCGCCGTCGCAGAATTCGGGGACCACGGTGTCGATCAGTTCCCGCGCGGTGACGTGCAGGTCGAGGGTGGTGCCGATGCGGGCGCCGGCCCGGTCCAGCAGGGCGAGGCGCCTGCGGGCCGCCGTCGCCTCCAGGATGGCGTGTTCCCGGTCGGTCACGTCCACCAGGAGACCGCCCACCCCGGGGCGGGTGTCGCCGGCCTGGCTGAGCGCGAAGAGGCTCACGGACCGCACCTGGTCGCGGTCGGGACGGCCCGCCGTGCGCAGGCCCACGAGGGCGCCGACGACGGGGCGTCCTTCCGCGGCCACGGCCCGTAGCGTGCGCTCGTACTCGCCCCCGTCGGAGGTGAGCATGACCTCGGTCATGCGGCGTCCGAGGTGTTCCGCGATGGGCATGCCGTCCATGTCGGCCAGTGCCTGGTTGAGGTGGACGTACCGCAGCTCCTCGTCGAGCATGACCAGGCCGATGGGGCAGGTCTCGAAGAGGGCGTCGAGGAACGTCAGGTTCGTCTTGACCCGGTCGAGGTCCTCGCCCCTGCTGGCCAGGCCCATGACCACGGAGCTGCCGCCGGGGCCCGTGACGGGGAAGACCCGGAAGCCGCAGTCGAAGACCGTCCCGTCGCGGTGCGCGGCGGGCATGCGGACCCGCCAGTAACCCAGGGTCCGGCCGCGCTCCGCCAGCTGCGCGGCCGCGCCGGGGCGGCCCGGGGGCGGGGCGGGGAACAGGACGTCGGCCGATCCGGAGAGCACTGCTTCGGCCGGGTATCCGAAGAGGGTCTGGGCGCCCGGTCCCCAGTAACGGATGCGGCCCTCGTCATCGAGACCGAACACCGCCACGGCCACGTGCTCCAGCAGCGTGCCGGGCTCCGACCTCAGGAGGCCAGGGGACTGCTCGCGCGCGCCCCCGACGGATCCGTCGGCACCAGACGCCCCCTTTCGGGCTTCCCGGCTTCCCGGCTTTCCCGTCAATTCTGCCCCTTCCCCGTCCCTCGGACCCACTTGCGCCAGTTGAGCGCTCGGGTGCGCGAGCCGACGGCCGCGCGTCCGCCATCCGCTGCCGACCGACTCGAGGAACGACATGCTCCTGCCCCTGAACCGACGGCTGGCCCTGGGCGCCGCCCTGCTGGCCGTGCTGGCCGGCGTGGCGCCGGCCACCGCCGCCCACGCCTCCGAGGCGCCCGCCGATCTCCAGGCCCTGGTCCAGGCCCTGCGCCGGACGACCGAAGCCGGGGCGCCCGGGGCGATGGCCCGGATCACCGGCCCCGACGGCGTCCGGACCAGGGCGGTGGGTGTGCGCGACAGGACCACGGGCTCGGCCATGGACGCCCGCTCCCGCTTCCGCATCGGCAGCGTCACGAAGACGTTCTCCGCCGTGGTGCTGCTGCAGCTCGTGTCCGAGAAGAAGATCCGGCTGGACGCCCCGGTCAATCAGTACCTGCCCGGTCTGCTGCCCGACGACCGGATCACCGTGCGCCATCTGCTGAGCCACCGCAGTGGGCTGGCCGACTACACGGACGCCATGTTCGCCCGGACCGTTCCGGGTTTCGAGGCCGTGCGCACGAGGGTGTTCGGCTACCGGGAGCTCGTCGGCCTCTCGCTGAAGGAGCCGAGGACGACCGAACCGGGCGCGGCGTACGCGTACTCGAACACCAACTTCGTCGTCGTCGGCATGCTCATCGAAAAGGTCACCGGGCACCGGGTGGGCGAGGAGTACGAACGCCGCGTCATCAGGCCGCTGCACCTGCGGAACACCTCGTACGTGCACCCCGGCACCCGGATCGAGGGGCGGCACGCACGCGGCTATCTCCACCCGGACGAGGCGGGCGCGCCGCTGGTCGACTCCACCGAGCAGACCGTGTCCTGGGCGCAGTCCGCCGGGGCGGTGATCTCCGACCCGGCCGATCTGAACACCTTCACCTCCGCGCTGCTCGGCGGCAGGCTGCTGCCCGCGCCGATGCTGGACGCCATGCTGGAGATGACCCCGACCGACGCCGCCCGCACCCGCTTCTACGGGCTGGGCCTGCGCCGGTACGACCTGACGTGCGGTACGTCTGTGTACGGCCACACGGGGACCGTACAGGGCTTCTACACCTACGCGTTCGCCACCCGTGACGGCCGCCGCAGCCTGACCGCGATGGCGAACACCTCGAACCGGGGCGCCGCGAACACAGCCCTGGGCGGGACCCTGGAAGCCGCCTTCTGCGGCAAGCGGGCCGCGTCGGCCTCCGCGCGCGGCTTCACCGTCGCCCCGGCCGAGGTGGATCTGCCGGAGCACCACGCGCGCTGAGCGCCCTCGCCGGCGCCCCGTCCGGGGTAGCCCCCGGACGGGGCGCCGGGGATCATGAGGCAACGCCAGCCCACCGGGCCTCGCGCCCGGCCATCGAGCCCTGGAGATACGTGTGTCCTCCGCGTCGAGTTATGCGTCCGGTGTCTGCGAAGTGCCGCTGCTGGGCGACACCATCGGCGAGAACCTGGACCGCACCGTGCGGCGGTTCCCCGGGCACGACGCCCTGATCGACCGGGCCACCGGGCGCCGTTGGACGTACGCGGAGCTGGCGGCCGACGTCGACACCCTCGCGCTCGGCCTCCTCGGCCTAGGCATCGTCAAGGGTGACCGGGTCGGTATCTGGGCACCGAACCGCGCCGAGTGGACGCTGGTGCAGTACGCCACCGCCAGGATCGGGGCGGTGCTCGTCACCGTGAACCCCGCCTACCGCTCGCACGAACTGGAGTACGTCCTGCGGCAGTCCGGGATCCGGCTGCTGGTCGCGGCGGACCGGTTCAAGGGCTCCGACTACGCGGGCATGATCGCGGAGGTCCGGCCGCGCTGTCCGGAGCTGGAGTTCACCGTCCTGCTGGAGGGGCCCCTGTGGACGGCCCTGCTGGAGCGCGGACGGCAGGGCGACCGGGCCGACCTGGCCCGGGCGCAGGCCGCGCTCAGTCCGGACGACCCCATCAACATCCAGTACACATCGGGGACCACGGGCTTCCCCAAGGGGGCGACCCTCTCGCACCACAACATCCTCAACAACGCCTTCTTCGTCGGCGAGTTGTGTCATTACACCGAACGGGACCGGGTCTGCATCCCGGTGCCCTTCTACCACTGCTTCGGCATGGTGATGGGCAACCTGGCGTGCACCAGCCACGGTGCGGCCATGGTGATCCCCGCGCCCTCGTTCGACCCGGCGGCCACCCTGGCCGCGGTCGAGGCGGAATCGTGCACCTCGCTCTACGGGGTCCCCACCATGTTCATCGCCGAGCTGGCGGACCCCGGGTTCGAGGGCTACGACCTGTCCAGCCTGCGGACGGGAATCATGGCGGGCTCGCCCTGCCCGGTCGAGGTGATGAAGGAGGTCATCGACCGGATGGGCATGGCCGAGGTGTCCATCTGCTACGGGATGACGGAGACTTCGCCGGTGTCGACGCAGACCCGCGCGGACGATTCCGTCGAGCGCCGGGTGTCGACCGTGGGCCGGGTCGGCCCGCACCTGGAGGTGAAGGTGGTCGATCCGCAGTCCGGCCGTACGGTGCCCCGCGGAGAGCCGGGCGAGCTGTGCACCCGCGGCTACTCGGTGATGCTCGGCTACTGGGGCGAGCCGGAGCGGACCGCCGAGGCCGTCGACTCGGCGCGCTGGATGCACACGGGCGACCTGGCGGTCATGGACGACGAGGGCTATCTGAGCATCACCGGCCGCATCAAGGACATGGTCATCCGCGGCGGGGAGAACCTCTACCCGCGCGAGATCGAGGAGTTCCTCCACACCCACCCGGACGTCCTGGACGTCCAGGTCATCGGCGTACCCGACCCGAAGTACGGGGAGGAGCTGATGGCGTGGGTGCGGATGCGCGAGGGAGCCGAGCCGCTGACCGCCGCGGACGTGCGCGCGTTCTGCGACGGCCGGCTCGCCCGCTTCAAGATCCCGCGGTACGTGCACGTCGTGGAGGAGTTCCCCATGACGGTCACCGGGAAGATCCGCAAGATCGAGATGCGCGAGGCGGCGGCCCGCCTGCTGGACCTTCCGTCCGACAGGCTCTGAGGGCCGCCGCGCCCGCTCCGGTGGATCAGTTCTTGCCGAGGAGCCCGTTCATCGTGGCGATCTCGGCGGTCTGGGAGCTGATGATGGCCCCGGCCATCGTCTTGGCCTCGGGGAAGACGCCGTCGGCCTGCTCCGTCTTCGCCATGGCGACGGCGCCCTCGTGGTGCTTGATCATGAGCTCCATGAAGGCGGTGTCGAACGCCTTGCCGGAGGCCTTGCCCAGCTGGTCCATCTCGTCGGCGGTCATCATCCCGCCGCCGGCGCCGTGACCGGAGTGGCCGGCGGCGCCCGCGGCGGGCACCTGCTCGCCCCACGAGGTCAGCCACCCGGACAGGGTCTTGATCTCCGGGTCCTGGGCCTTCTTGATCGCCTCGGCGAGCTGCTTCACCTCGGCCGAGCCGGCCCGGGAGGGGGCCAGGTCCGCCATCTCCACGGCCTGGCGGTGATGCGGGATCATCCCCGTGGCGAACGCTACGTCGGCGGCGTTGTGCTGCCCCTGCGCGGCGGACGACGAGGCCGACGGGGACTGCGCGGGGTGGCCGCCGTGCCCGGCGGCGGCGCCGTCGTCCGCCGCACCGCAGGCGGCGAGGACGAACGAGGCCGCGGCGGCGGCCGCGACGGCGGTGGTACGGCGGATCGGGGAACGGTTCTTGCTCATGGTGCTACGACTCCTTGACGCGTGAGGACATGGCGGAGCGCGGCAGCCCGGGGACGGGCGCCGTGCGGGCCGCTCTAGATGCGCAGGAGTTGCAGTTCCGCCAGGTCGGGCGGGGCGCGCCCGCTCTCGGCCGGCGCCGACGCGCGGGTGGCGAACACCGCGGCCGCGGGCGTGCCCGGGAGGGCGGCCGCGAGCGCGGGCGGCGCGTAGGCGGTGGTGATCCCGGTCGCGGCGCAGGTGGCGTCCGCATGGTGCACGTGGCCCTGGCCGTCGGCGCTGTGCGAGCAGTCCTCACCCGTCTGGTGGTGACCGGACTCGTACCCGGCGGCGGCGACCGCGTGCGCCCGTACGGGCATTCCCCCGGTCCCGAGCCCGTGCATGGCCAGCACACCGGCCAGTACGGCGAGCACCAGCAGCAGGCGGCCGGGCCCGGCGGGGCGGCGGCGCGGCGACTGCGGGGCGGGGATCATGCGGTCATCCTACGATCCCGCTCCGCCCGCGCCTCGTCGGGAGTACCCCGTCGGCGCGTCCCCGTCGGCGCCGACGGGGCGTTCCGGCCAACGGCGGCGCCGCGCGATCGGGCCTTGCGACAATGTCCGAATCAACGCCGTCGATCACGGCAGGCGGACGCTACGATCACAACATGATCACAGCCGATCCGCGTCACACCTCGCGAGTCGGACTGTTCGTCGGGATCCTGAGCGCGCTGCTCTTCGCGGTCCTGCACTGCTCCTCCCCTCTTCCCGGCGACGGGCTCCCGCCGTCCGGCACCGCCTCCGTCGGCGCGGCTGCCGCCGAGACCGCCTCTCAGCACCCTGCGCACCCGGCCCATCCGGCCCACCACATCGACTGCCTCTCCCCCGGCCTGGCCCCCCAGGCGCAGAACGAGCCCCGCCACTCGGCGGACGCGGAGCCCGCGCTCCCCTCACCCCCGTCGCCGATCCGCCGTCGGCGGACCCGGCCGCGCCCCCCGGCGCCGGCGCCGCACGGATGGCCCGGACCGGCCGCTCCACGCTGACCAGCGTGTGCCGATGGCGCATCTAGACCGCTCCCGTACCGCATGAGCGACGTCCTGACGCATCATCGAACGAGAGCGGACCAATGGATTCCTCACCCACCCACGTGACACCCCCTGCCCGCACGGCCCTGTCCGGGCTGGTCGGCAACACTCCCCTGCTGCGCGTGTCCGAGCCGCTGACCCCGGCGGGAAGCGGCTTCTGGGCGAAGCTGGAGGGCTTCAACCCCGGCGGCATCAAGGACCGCCCCGGCCTGCACATGGTCGAGCGGGCCCGCGCCCGGGGCGAGCTGAAGCCGGGCGCCCGGATCATCGAGTCCACCAGCGGCACCCTCGGCCTGGGACTCGCCCTGGCCGGCATGGTCTACGGACACCCGGTCACCCTGGTCACCGACCCCGGCCTGGAAGGGTCGATGACCCGGCTGCTGACCGCCTACGGAGCCCGGGTCAACGTCGTCGGCGAACCGCACCCCACCGGCGGCTGGCAGCAGGCCCGCCGGGACCGTGTCACACAGCTCATGGCGCAGCACCCCGGCTCGTGGTGCCCCGACCAGTACAACAACCCCGACAACACCACCGCGTACACCCCGCTGGCCCTGGAACTGGCCGGCGAACTGGGCCACATCGACGTCCTGGTGTGCAGCGTCGGCACCGGTGGACACTCCGCGGGGGTCTCGCGCGTCCTGCGCCGGCTCTGCCCCGGCCTCGCCCTGGTGGGCGTGGACACCGTCGGCTCCACCATCTTCGGCCAGCCCGCACGCACCCGGCTGATGCGCGGCCTCGGTTCGAGCATCTACCCCCGCAACGTCGCCTACGACCAGTTCTCCGAGGTCCACTGGGTCGCCCCGGCGGAGGCCGTGTGGGCCTGCCGCCAACTCGCGACCTCCCACTACGCCAGCGGCGGGTGGAGCGTCGGAGCGGTCGCCCTGGTGGCCGGGTGGCTGTCCCGCACCCTGCCCAGGGACACCAGGATCGCCGCGATCTTCCCCGACGGGCCGCAGCGCTACCTCGGCACCGTGTACGACGACGACTACTGCGCGGCGCACGGCCTGCTCGACGCACCTCCGGCCCCCGAGCCCGACGTGATCGGCCGGCTCGACGAGAAGGAGGTCAGGCGCTGGACCCGCTGCGCCTCCGTCGTCGACCCGCTCACGCTCGGCGAGCCCGGCGCACGGGAGGGGACGCGGTGAAGGCGACCCTCGCGCAGGTCCGTTCGTACGAGCGCAGTGTCCAGCTGCTGATGGTGAACCAGTTCACCATCAACCTCGGCTTCTACATGCTCATGCCCTACCTGGCCACGCACCTGGCCGGGCCGCTGGGCCTCGCCGGCTGGACGGTCGGGCTGATCCTCGGCGTGCGCAACTTCAGCCAGCAGGGCATGTTCCTCATCGGCGGGACGCTGGCCGACCGCCTCGGGTACAAGCCGATGATCATCGCCGGGATGGTGCTGCGCGTCATCGGCTTCGCGACGCTCGGCCTGGCCGGCTCCGTACCCGCGCTCATCGCCGCCTCCGCGGCGACCGGACTGGCCGGGGCGCTGTTCAACCCGGCCACCCGGGCCTACCTGGCCGCGGACGCGGGGGAACGCCGGATCGAGGCCTTCGCCCTGTTCAACGTCTTCTACCAGGCCGGGATCCTGCTGGGCCCGCTGGTGGGCATGGTGCTGACCGGGGTCGACTTCCGCCTCACCTGCCTGGTCGCGGCCGCGATCTTCGCCGTGCTCGGCGCCGTGCAGATCCGGGTGCTGCCCGCCCGCCGGGGGAACGACACCCCGGACCGGGAGGCGGGCCCGCGTGAGGGCGTGTTCGCCCAATGGCGCGGCATCCTGGCCAACCGCCCGTTCCTGCTCTTCTCCGGCGCCATGGTCGGTTCCTACGTGATGACCTTCCAGGTCTATCTGGCGCTCCCGCTGGAAGTCCGGCGGCTGGTCGGCGAAGGCTCCTCCGGCACGGCCGCGGTGGCCCTGCTCTTCGCCGTGTCGGGGCTGAGCACCGTCCTCTTCCAGACCCGGGTCACCGCTTGGTGCAAGGCCCGGATGGAGCCGGGGCCCGCCCTCACCCGGGGGCTGCTGGTCATGGCCGCGGCCTTCCTGCCCCTGGCGGCCGCCGCGGCGCTGCCGGTACCGGACGGCGGCATCGGGCGGTGGCTGCTGGCCGCGGTCCCTCCCGCGCTCTCCGCGTTGCTGCTGGCCCTGGGCACGATGATCGCCTACCCGTTCGAAATGGACACCATCGTCCGCCTCTCCGGCGACCGGCTGGTGGCCACGCACTACGGGCTGTACAACACCATCTGCGGTGTCGGCATCGCGCTCGGGAACCTGCTCACCGGTGCGGCGCTGGACGCGGCCCGGGCGGCCGGAATCTCCGCTCTCCCGTGGCTGGGGCTCGCCGTCCTCGGCGTGGGCTGCGCGGCCGCCCTGCACGCGCTGCA is a genomic window containing:
- a CDS encoding SpoIIE family protein phosphatase, which codes for MAVFGLDDEGRIRYWGPGAQTLFGYPAEAVLSGSADVLFPAPPPGRPGAAAQLAERGRTLGYWRVRMPAAHRDGTVFDCGFRVFPVTGPGGSSVVMGLASRGEDLDRVKTNLTFLDALFETCPIGLVMLDEELRYVHLNQALADMDGMPIAEHLGRRMTEVMLTSDGGEYERTLRAVAAEGRPVVGALVGLRTAGRPDRDQVRSVSLFALSQAGDTRPGVGGLLVDVTDREHAILEATAARRRLALLDRAGARIGTTLDLHVTARELIDTVVPEFCDGAVVELVERAPDDPEVFDPELPLVTRRIASGTILPPPADELVSGLEHITYPPGSSIHATLSTGRPVCVPVNEEFATRTVIHQERARLLLASGLADILIAPLIARGTVQGITMFGRAANRPAFSEEDLGLAGELASRAALCLDNARLYDRVREIALTLQRALLPSATGAGPYVRVAHRYLPAGHVTEVGGDWYDVISLPGDRVALVVGDVMGHGVKAAAAMGRLRITAKALARHHADPGELLAELDACAREAGIELATCLYLVYDPATGRARMANAGHPPLLVRLPDGTVDTVAQAPGVPLGVGGFPYQTTELDLPEGATLALYTDGLIETRGRDIEAGMEALRDQLRQARGTMEEAADRILANLLPSVPADDTVLVLAQVSRVLRH
- a CDS encoding serine hydrolase domain-containing protein, with the translated sequence MLLPLNRRLALGAALLAVLAGVAPATAAHASEAPADLQALVQALRRTTEAGAPGAMARITGPDGVRTRAVGVRDRTTGSAMDARSRFRIGSVTKTFSAVVLLQLVSEKKIRLDAPVNQYLPGLLPDDRITVRHLLSHRSGLADYTDAMFARTVPGFEAVRTRVFGYRELVGLSLKEPRTTEPGAAYAYSNTNFVVVGMLIEKVTGHRVGEEYERRVIRPLHLRNTSYVHPGTRIEGRHARGYLHPDEAGAPLVDSTEQTVSWAQSAGAVISDPADLNTFTSALLGGRLLPAPMLDAMLEMTPTDAARTRFYGLGLRRYDLTCGTSVYGHTGTVQGFYTYAFATRDGRRSLTAMANTSNRGAANTALGGTLEAAFCGKRAASASARGFTVAPAEVDLPEHHAR
- a CDS encoding AMP-binding protein, with the protein product MEIRVSSASSYASGVCEVPLLGDTIGENLDRTVRRFPGHDALIDRATGRRWTYAELAADVDTLALGLLGLGIVKGDRVGIWAPNRAEWTLVQYATARIGAVLVTVNPAYRSHELEYVLRQSGIRLLVAADRFKGSDYAGMIAEVRPRCPELEFTVLLEGPLWTALLERGRQGDRADLARAQAALSPDDPINIQYTSGTTGFPKGATLSHHNILNNAFFVGELCHYTERDRVCIPVPFYHCFGMVMGNLACTSHGAAMVIPAPSFDPAATLAAVEAESCTSLYGVPTMFIAELADPGFEGYDLSSLRTGIMAGSPCPVEVMKEVIDRMGMAEVSICYGMTETSPVSTQTRADDSVERRVSTVGRVGPHLEVKVVDPQSGRTVPRGEPGELCTRGYSVMLGYWGEPERTAEAVDSARWMHTGDLAVMDDEGYLSITGRIKDMVIRGGENLYPREIEEFLHTHPDVLDVQVIGVPDPKYGEELMAWVRMREGAEPLTAADVRAFCDGRLARFKIPRYVHVVEEFPMTVTGKIRKIEMREAAARLLDLPSDRL
- a CDS encoding DUF305 domain-containing protein, which gives rise to MSKNRSPIRRTTAVAAAAAASFVLAACGAADDGAAAGHGGHPAQSPSASSSAAQGQHNAADVAFATGMIPHHRQAVEMADLAPSRAGSAEVKQLAEAIKKAQDPEIKTLSGWLTSWGEQVPAAGAAGHSGHGAGGGMMTADEMDQLGKASGKAFDTAFMELMIKHHEGAVAMAKTEQADGVFPEAKTMAGAIISSQTAEIATMNGLLGKN
- a CDS encoding DUF6153 family protein, yielding MIPAPQSPRRRPAGPGRLLLVLAVLAGVLAMHGLGTGGMPVRAHAVAAAGYESGHHQTGEDCSHSADGQGHVHHADATCAATGITTAYAPPALAAALPGTPAAAVFATRASAPAESGRAPPDLAELQLLRI
- a CDS encoding PLP-dependent cysteine synthase family protein codes for the protein MDSSPTHVTPPARTALSGLVGNTPLLRVSEPLTPAGSGFWAKLEGFNPGGIKDRPGLHMVERARARGELKPGARIIESTSGTLGLGLALAGMVYGHPVTLVTDPGLEGSMTRLLTAYGARVNVVGEPHPTGGWQQARRDRVTQLMAQHPGSWCPDQYNNPDNTTAYTPLALELAGELGHIDVLVCSVGTGGHSAGVSRVLRRLCPGLALVGVDTVGSTIFGQPARTRLMRGLGSSIYPRNVAYDQFSEVHWVAPAEAVWACRQLATSHYASGGWSVGAVALVAGWLSRTLPRDTRIAAIFPDGPQRYLGTVYDDDYCAAHGLLDAPPAPEPDVIGRLDEKEVRRWTRCASVVDPLTLGEPGAREGTR
- a CDS encoding MFS transporter encodes the protein MKATLAQVRSYERSVQLLMVNQFTINLGFYMLMPYLATHLAGPLGLAGWTVGLILGVRNFSQQGMFLIGGTLADRLGYKPMIIAGMVLRVIGFATLGLAGSVPALIAASAATGLAGALFNPATRAYLAADAGERRIEAFALFNVFYQAGILLGPLVGMVLTGVDFRLTCLVAAAIFAVLGAVQIRVLPARRGNDTPDREAGPREGVFAQWRGILANRPFLLFSGAMVGSYVMTFQVYLALPLEVRRLVGEGSSGTAAVALLFAVSGLSTVLFQTRVTAWCKARMEPGPALTRGLLVMAAAFLPLAAAAALPVPDGGIGRWLLAAVPPALSALLLALGTMIAYPFEMDTIVRLSGDRLVATHYGLYNTICGVGIALGNLLTGAALDAARAAGISALPWLGLAVLGVGCAAALHALHLSGRLTSAPRGAPAETTAA